The Primulina eburnea isolate SZY01 chromosome 6, ASM2296580v1, whole genome shotgun sequence genome contains a region encoding:
- the LOC140833988 gene encoding probable 3-beta-hydroxysteroid-Delta(8),Delta(7)-isomerase — translation MADVVNHPYVPRDLKLPGFVPGFLPQSTILAVYGISSVLVVFFMWILSGLFHKKSKVNRVLMCWWIFTGLTHLILEGYFVFSPEFYKKTTPHYLAEVWKEYSKGDSRYAGRDSGVIAVEGITAVLEGPACLLAVYAIATKKTYSYILQVAICLGQLYGTAVYFITSILEGDNFAASPFYYFAYYIMANIWWVIIPTIIVIHCWKKICGAVKFQEQRKAKTG, via the exons ATGGCAGATGTGGTGAACCACCCTTATGTTCCAAGAGATCTGAAGTTGCCCGGATTCGTGCCTGGGTTCCTTCCACAATCGACCATTCTTGCCGTATATGGCATCTCTTCTGTGCTTGTTGTTTTCTTCATGTGGATTTTGTCTG GGCTGTTTCATAAGAAGTCAAAAGTTAATAGAGTGCTTATGTGCTGGTGGATATTCACGGGCCTTACCCACCTTATTCTGGAGGGATATTTTGTCTTCTCTCCAGAATTTTACAAAAAAACGACTCCACATTACCTTGCTGAAGTTT GGAAAGAATACAGCAAAGGTGATTCAAGGTATGCAGGACGGGATTCTGGAGTAATCGCTGTTGAAGGAATCACAGCTGTTTTAGAGGGTCCAGCTTGTCTCCTTGCAGT GTATGCTATAGCTACAAAGAAAACATATAGCTACATACTCCAAGTGGCCATTTGTCTGGGGCAGCTTTATGGAACTGCAGTGTATTTTATTACATCTATATTAGAAGGAGATAACTTTGCTGCAAGTCCATTTTATTATTTTGCTTATTACATTATGGCTAACATATGGTGGGTTATTATACCTACCATCATTGTCATCCATTGCTGGAAGAAGATTTGTGGTGCAGTCAAGTTTCAAGAACAGAGAAAGGCGAAAACCGGTTAG